Part of the Tepiditoga spiralis genome, AATGAATCAAAAACAATTAGTTGCTGATGGATCTTATGTTGGAAAAAAATCACCACCACCTTACATGGCAAGTTTTGTAGAAATAGAACTCGACACTGAAACTGGAAAGGTTGAAGTAATAAATTTTGTTTCTGTTGTAGACTGTGGAACTCCAATAAATCCAAATCTTGCAAAAGTTCAAGTTGAAGGTGCACTAGTACAAGGAATAGGTATGACATTGTATGAAGATATAAACTTTTCAAATGGAAAAATGAGAAATAATACCTTAATGACTTACAGAATACCAGATAGACGCGATGTAAAAAAATTAACTGTTGAATTTGCAGAAAGCTATGAACCAAGTGGACCATATGGTGCTAAATCTGTTGGAGAAATAGGAATAGATACACCTCCAGCAGCAATAGCAAATGCAATCTTTAATGCAACTGGTGTAAGAATAAGAAGCTTACCAATAACTCCTGAAAAAGTCTTTAAAGCTATGGAGATGAAAAAATGAAGTATAAACTAAAGTGTATCAGTTGTGGACAAACATTTGAAAAAGATGAAGTTGAATACACGTGTCCAAAATGTGGAAATAGACTTGGAACGCTTGAAGTTATTTATGACTATGATTCTATAAACATCAAAAAGTCTGATTTTGAAAAAAATGCACCACTTTGGCAGTTTGAAAAGATACTACCAATTGAAAAAAATAGTTATAAAACTCATTTATACGTTGGTGGAACACCTTTATACAAGTTTAAAAACTTTGATGGAGTTGACTTATTAATAAAATACGATGGTTCAAATCCAACGGGATCATATAAAGATAGAGCATCAGCAATTGCTGTAACAAAAGCAATTGAAAAAAATTATGATACTATTTACTGCGCTTCAACTGGGAATGCTGCAAGCTCTCTTGCAGGCATTTCTGCACCAACAAAATTAAAAACACATATATTTTTACCAGCATCGGCACCAATAGCAAAAATATCTCAACTCTTTGTATATGGTGCAAATGTTATTGCAATAGATGGAAGCTATGATAAAGCCTTTGATATTTCTCTTGAAATAGGCAATGAAAAAGGATGGTACTGTAGAAACTCAGCAATAAATCCTTACTTACTCGAAGGGAAAAAAACTGGAGCATTGGAAATAATAGTTCAAAACGATTTCATTGTTCCTGAATATATTATGGTGAGTGTTGGTGATGGAACAGTAATAAGCTCTCTTTATAAAGGTTTTTATGATTTTTATATGACTGGAATAACAAATAAAATCCCTAAAATAATAGGAGTTCAAGCAGAAAATGCTGCATCAATAAAAAAAGCATTTGAAGATGGAGAACCATTTAAACCACATGATTTAGAAGCAAAAACAATTGCAGATAGTATATCTGTTGGTAAACCAAGAGACGTCATAAAAGCTTGTAAATATGTAAAAAAATCAAAGGGAACATTTATTTCTGTTAGTGATAGTGAAATAATAGAAGCAATTGGTGAACTTGCTGTAAAAACAGGTATCTTTTCAGAACCAGCAGGCGCAGTGCCTTATGCTGGATTTAAAAAATTGAATAAAAATAAATTCTTTAATGGTAGCGTTTGTATTGTAGTTACTGGAAATGGTTTAAAAGATATAAAAGCAGTTGACTCTTTTGTTGATTTGAAGGTTTATAAACATAAAGAAGATATAAAAATATAAAACATCGAAAGATGTTTTATATTTTTATATGTTATAATATAAATAAAAGTTATATATTTATTAAGAAAAAAATTAAGGAGTTGATTTTTTTGTTCTATGATATTATTAAATTAATAGAAAACAAAAAATATAATAATGCTTTATTAGAAATAGAAAAAATAAACAATAATAAATGGGAAAAATATAATTTGAAAGGTTTAATTTATTTTTATCTAAATGAATTTGAAAAATCAAAAGAAGAATTTGAAAAAGGATTAAAAATAGATCCAATAAATCCAGATTTATTATATAATTATTCACACGTATTAATTTCATTAGAAAAAGAATTAGAAGCATGGAAATATTTAATGAGAATAAAAGAAAAAGATTGGTCCATATATGATATTTTAGGAGATATTGAATTTAAAAACAGATCAAAAACATCTGCAATAAAATTTTATAATAAAGCATATGAATTAAATAAAAAAAATGAAATGGCAAAAAAATTATTAGAACAAAGAAAAAAAATTAAAAAAAATATAAAAGTATCTTTTTTTTGTTCACCAGGTTTAGAAACATTCGTAAAACCAATAGCCCGAGAAATGGCGTATGAATACAATGTAAATTTAATAATTAGTAATAATCCAGAAGAGATTAAAAAGGAAATAAAACGATCTGATATTATATGGCTAGAATGGGGAAATGAAGTTGCAAATTTTGTAACTAATAATGTTGATTTAAAAGATAAAAAAGTTATTTGTAGAATACATGGTTATGAAGTATTCACTGATATCCCAAAACAGATTAAATGGGATGTTATTGATCATGTGTTTTTTGTTGCAGAGCATAAAAAAGATTTGTTTTTTAAAAGATTTGGAAATATTATTAATCCTAAAAAGATTAGTATATTAAGAAACGGTATAGATTTAAATAAATTTCCTTATTTCCCCAAAAAAACACCAGGAAAAAATCTTGTTATAATAGGAAATATTAATTATAGAAAGGGTTTTGAAATATTATTAATGGCATTTAAAGAATTAATAAAAAAAGATGACAGTTATAAACTATATGTACGGGGTAATTTTCAAGATTTACGATATAAAATGGCTATTGAAACAATGATAAAGGAAATGAGTTTAGAAAAACATATTACTTTTGTTCCTCGTATTGAAGATCTTGGAGAATGGTTAAAAAATATGGATTTTATTTTATCTACTTCTATAGAAGAATCTTTTCATTCTACCGTCGGTGAAGCAATGGCTATTGGCTTAAAACCCATTATACACGCATGGAAAGAAAGCAGAAAAATATGGCCAGAAGAAAATATTTTCAATGATATTGATGGATTTTTAAATTTAATTTTAAATGCTGATTATAACTCCGAACAATATAGAAAATTTATAGAAGATAATTATACTTTTGAAAAACAAATATCTCAAATAGAAAAAACATTTGAAAAATTAGAAAAAGATATAAAAAAAGATACTTATACTTTTGAAGAAAAAAAAATATTGAGATTTACTTTTTCAAATTCTTCAGAAAAAAAATATATATGGTATGTCATGAATGAATTTGAAAAATTTCAATATGGTGGTGGAGAAAGAGTTATTGCTTCATTTTCGAGAGAAGCAAAGAAATATGGATATAAAATTATACTTATCTCAAATAATTATTCAAAAAAATCACTTGATATTATGAAAGATATAAATTTTAAAGGAGAAATATTAATTATAAATACACCTCTTTCGGAATATCCAGAAGACATTGAAAAAATTATGGATTTTGAAAAAGAATTAAAAAACATTAAAAATATATTCCCACCTGAACTCGTAATAGGACATCCTGTAACAACAAGTTTATGGCTTGAAAAAACAAAGAATAAATTAAATTTAAATATAAAGCATTATTTAACAACAATAGTAAATTTCTTTATTGGTAATCCTAATAAAAATATTAAATTTTATAAAGAAAATACTAATAACATTTTATTTATTGATGCTTTAACAAAAGAATATTTAGAATTAAAATTGGGAATAAAAAATTATAAACCTGATAGTCATTATCATTATGTTGGT contains:
- the thrC gene encoding threonine synthase, yielding MKYKLKCISCGQTFEKDEVEYTCPKCGNRLGTLEVIYDYDSINIKKSDFEKNAPLWQFEKILPIEKNSYKTHLYVGGTPLYKFKNFDGVDLLIKYDGSNPTGSYKDRASAIAVTKAIEKNYDTIYCASTGNAASSLAGISAPTKLKTHIFLPASAPIAKISQLFVYGANVIAIDGSYDKAFDISLEIGNEKGWYCRNSAINPYLLEGKKTGALEIIVQNDFIVPEYIMVSVGDGTVISSLYKGFYDFYMTGITNKIPKIIGVQAENAASIKKAFEDGEPFKPHDLEAKTIADSISVGKPRDVIKACKYVKKSKGTFISVSDSEIIEAIGELAVKTGIFSEPAGAVPYAGFKKLNKNKFFNGSVCIVVTGNGLKDIKAVDSFVDLKVYKHKEDIKI
- a CDS encoding glycosyltransferase; this translates as MFYDIIKLIENKKYNNALLEIEKINNNKWEKYNLKGLIYFYLNEFEKSKEEFEKGLKIDPINPDLLYNYSHVLISLEKELEAWKYLMRIKEKDWSIYDILGDIEFKNRSKTSAIKFYNKAYELNKKNEMAKKLLEQRKKIKKNIKVSFFCSPGLETFVKPIAREMAYEYNVNLIISNNPEEIKKEIKRSDIIWLEWGNEVANFVTNNVDLKDKKVICRIHGYEVFTDIPKQIKWDVIDHVFFVAEHKKDLFFKRFGNIINPKKISILRNGIDLNKFPYFPKKTPGKNLVIIGNINYRKGFEILLMAFKELIKKDDSYKLYVRGNFQDLRYKMAIETMIKEMSLEKHITFVPRIEDLGEWLKNMDFILSTSIEESFHSTVGEAMAIGLKPIIHAWKESRKIWPEENIFNDIDGFLNLILNADYNSEQYRKFIEDNYTFEKQISQIEKTFEKLEKDIKKDTYTFEEKKILRFTFSNSSEKKYIWYVMNEFEKFQYGGGERVIASFSREAKKYGYKIILISNNYSKKSLDIMKDINFKGEILIINTPLSEYPEDIEKIMDFEKELKNIKNIFPPELVIGHPVTTSLWLEKTKNKLNLNIKHYLTTIVNFFIGNPNKNIKFYKENTNNILFIDALTKEYLELKLGIKNYKPDSHYHYVGVPYFSINKLKNISLNNNFDDKIRIITYPRLVYTKSFLLNAVEDMAKLINNGYEFYVNIVGKGGFSNIMREIIKFHRVEKFIKIIPMEKIDFRFVSIHDLAINTGVSAIETSYLGIPTIHADTTLWFNFINGYTGYVNPRGILGKDFKLKDPTFDFYKYNTYFDIIKNILDKENPKRYLRNVSKDVRKNTIKDLDFYDEKQVFKNILKKSNLLKGELL